The following are from one region of the Panulirus ornatus isolate Po-2019 chromosome 48, ASM3632096v1, whole genome shotgun sequence genome:
- the LOC139763845 gene encoding heart- and neural crest derivatives-expressed protein 2-like, with product MSLVGGYSMPQSYGHAAMGAAPSPEALYSSYYSHPSPPGQALYPGWGYTPAGYSPGYSPEVAVACQEFGVSGGFVVGPGSPHDLASGDYTIEMVDGCGRVVKRRSSANKKERRRTQSINNAFAELRECIPNVPADTKLSKIKTLRLATSYIAYLMEVLHAEDAAVAVAPPTNAPAASAPPAPPPETFRADLPPRTRPTNAAHHPPDQDKVSNTAPSPATTSPEAKRGRTGWPQEVWAQELKK from the exons ATGAGTCTGGTCGGAGGTTACTCCATGCCGCAGAGTTACGGCCATGCCGCCATGGGGGCCGCGCCCTCCCCGGAGGCCCTCTACTCGTCCTACTACTCTCACCCGAGCCCGCCGGGCCAGGCCCTGTACCCTGGATGGGGCTACACGCCCGCGGGTTACTCGCCGGGCTACTCCCCTGAGGTGGCCGTGGCCTGTCAGGAGTTCGGGGTCTCTGGGGGGTTCGTGGTGGGTCCTGGCTCGCCGCACGACCTGGCCAGCGGGGACTACACCATCGAGATGGTGGACGGGTGCGGCCGGGTGGTCAAGCGGCGCTCCTCGGCCAACAAGAAGGAGCGGCGGCGGACGCAGAGCATCAACAACGCCTTCGCCGAGCTGCGGGAGTGCATCCCTAACGTGCCGGCCGACACCAAGCTCTCCAAGATCAAGACCCTCCGCCTGGCCACCTCCTACATCGCCTACCTCATGGAGGTCCTCCATGCAGAGGATGCTGCAGTCGCAGTGGCTCCCCCTACTAACGCCCCAGCAGCCTCAGCCCCACCAGCACCGCCGCCCGAGACCTTCCGCGCCGACCTGCCGCCCAGGACCAGGCCGACCAACGCCGCCCACCATCCGCCCGACCAGGACAAG GTGTCGAACACAGCGCCCAGCCCGGCCACCACCAGCCCGGAGGCCAAGCGTGGGCGTACCGGCTGGCCACAGGAGGTGTGGGCGCAGGAACTCAAGAAGTAG